In Carassius gibelio isolate Cgi1373 ecotype wild population from Czech Republic chromosome B17, carGib1.2-hapl.c, whole genome shotgun sequence, a single window of DNA contains:
- the naa30 gene encoding N-alpha-acetyltransferase 30 produces the protein MAEVPPGPNALPSSPSEISALPVDGCTDDGRDIISPGPGHQHASDYKAIVKSNQNNVHPNASAAQFHTAQLNGVQCHHTHLQNHVQQHRPSDNQNAASDLFGGETPSDHTDNNNFTRNKRCSDISQSQSPPNNGINCNDSMAITESSSCRLDNDVSSRTGSAATAALMDGAESGPSPQRARVEQAAADSAPAAGMSRLTLEEHDDSIRYVRYESELQMPDIIRLITKDLSEPYSIYTYRYFIHNWPQLCFLAMVEKDCVGAIVCKLDMHKKMFRRGYIAMLAVDSKFRRKGIGTNLVKKAIYAMVEGDCDEVVLETEITNKSALKLYENLGFVRDKRLFRYYLNGVDALRLKLWLR, from the exons ATGGCTGAAGTGCCGCCTGGGCCTAATGCACTGCCTTCATCCCCGAGCGAGATCTCAGCACTGCCCGTGGACGGGTGCACCGATGACGGACGGGACATCATCAGCCCCGGCCCGGGACACCAGCACGCCAGCGACTATAAGGCGATAGTCAAATCCAACCAGAACAACGTGCATCCTAATGCATCAGCCGCCCAGTTCCACACAGCCCAGCTGAACGGGGTCCAGTGCCACCACACTCACCTCCAGAACCACGTCCAACAACACCGGCCGTCCGACAATCAAAACGCCGCTTCCGATCTCTTCGGCGGCGAGACACCGAGTGATCACACGGACAACAACAATTTCACGAGAAATAAACGATGCAGTGATATATCGCAGAGCCAGTCGCCACCGAACAACGGGATAAACTGCAATGATAGCATGGCGATAACGGAGAGCAGCTCGTGTCGACTGGACAACGATGTAAGTAGCAGGACTGGTTCGGCGGCTACGGCAGCGCTGATGGACGGGGCTGAGTCAGGCCCAAGCCCGCAGCGCGCTCGAGTAGAGCAGGCGGCCGCTGACAGCGCTCCGGCGGCGGGGATGTCCAGGCTAACGTTGGAGGAGCACGACGACTCCATCCGATACGTGAGATACGAGTCTGAGCTCCAGATGCCTGATATCATCCGACTTATAACTAAAGACTTATCTGAGCCCTACTCCATATACACCTATAGGTACTTTATTCACAACTGGCCTCAGCTCTGCTTTCTG GCGATGGTGGAGAAGGACTGTGTCGGTGCCATTGTGTGTAAGCTAGACATGCATAAGAAGATGTTCCGTCGCGGATACATTGCCATGCTCGCTGTGGACTCCAAATTTCGCAGGAAAGGCATCG GCACCAACCTTGTGAAAAAGGCCATTTATGCTATGGTGGAAGGGGACTGTGATGAG GTGGTGCTAGAGACGGAAATCACCAACAAATCAGCCCTGAAACTTTATGAGAACCTGGGCTTTGTCAGGGACAAGCGGCTGTTTAGATATTATTTAAACGGAGTGGACGCACTTCGGCTCAAACTCTGGCTTCGCTAA